The sequence below is a genomic window from Cloacibacillus sp..
GCGTCCCGCCGCCTCCATGTCAACGGCCCCGCCGGCTTTGAGCCTGCCCAGACGGCGTCCTATGCTTTCGAGAATCTCGTCCGCGGTGCCCTCGGGCTTAACGCCCCACGCCGCCTCAACGCCGCGCCAGAGGTCTTTGTCTATCATAAATCTTATGCAGTCCTTCGCGTGCTCCTCAAGATTGCCGATGACCTGGCCGCGTGAAGAGCCGATCCACGAGATCAGCCGATGGGCGCGCGCGTCGCCGTGCGGGTCAAGGATGCCCGGCGAGTCCACGAGCAAAAAGCCCTGCCCCTTGAACCAGGAGACGCCCTTCGTGATCCCCGGTATGCCGCCAACACGGGCCGCCTTGCGGCCGACGAGCTGGTTTATCAGCATCGACTTGCCGACGTTCGGAGTGCCGACGACCGCCATGCGCAGATCGCGGAAGGCGGGTTTCTTCTCGGTCAGGACCTTTATTATGCGGCTCATACCGCCCTTACGCAGGTCGAGAGGCCAAGCCTGCAGCCCCTCGCGCTTCAAATGATCCACCCAGAGCTTCGTCACCTTTTCGTCGGCGAGATCGGCCTTCGACAGCACGACCATCGTTTCGATCTTCGGCGCGAAGAGCGAAAGCATCGGCGAGGAGGTAAGACGGGGCGCGCGCGCGTCGCGCACCTCTATCAGCAGGTCGATATTCGCGGCAAGCGCCTCAAGCTGGCGCCTGCCCTTCGCCATATGTCCCGGATACCAGACGGTACGCGGCATCTAGTCGAGAAGCCCTATCCGGTTCAGCGGCCAATAACGGAAGACCGCCGGACCACGCATAAAGTTGGCGGGGACAAAACCCCAGAAACGTCCGTCCTGCGAGTTCGGCCTGTTGTCGCCGAGACAGAAATAACTGTCGGGCGGCACGGTGACGGCGGCCATATTATAGGTATCGGTATTCTTTACATAAGGCTCGAAGAGCTCCCTGTCATTCACATACACGGTGCCGTTCCTCATCTCCACCTTATCCCCCGGCAGCCCGATGATGCGCTTCACAAAATCGCGCCTCGGATCCACGGGATACTTGAAGACGACGATATCGCCGCGTTTAGGCTCCACCTTCGGCAGGTGATACAAAAATTTCAGCACCAGCACACGGTCGCCGATCTCAAGCGTCGGAATCATCGAACCGCTCGGAATCCAGAAAGCCTGGATCACGAAGGTCCTCAGGATAAGGGCGAGCACTACCGCCCATAAAACAGTCTCTATCGTCTCACGCCACCAAGGTTTGGCCATTACACATTTACCTCCAAAATCTATTACGGATTACAGTTTTGCATTATATTACAAACTCAGCGCAGCGCCTCGGGCAGAATCGCTATATCCGCGATCATTAGCGCGCCGCCCTCAAGCTTCGGGGATATAAGATCGCTGCCGGAAAATTCAAGGCTCACGCGGTTCACTCCGCCGGGGTTTATCACCTCGACGCGTTCCCCCGTGATCCCCAGCAGCAGCCCGGCGATCGCGCTCGCCGTGGAACCGGTGCCGCAGGAGAGCGTCATATCCTCGACGCCGCGCTCATAGGTCATTACGTCGAGCACGCTTGTGCGCTCCAAACTGGGGACGGCGAAGTTGACGTTCGTCCCCTCTGGAAAGAGGTCGAGCCTGCTGCGTATCGCGCGCCCTACGGAGGCGTACCCCTCGAAGGAATGGCTGCGCTCCCTCTCGAAGATCACCGCGTGCGGCACACCGACGGTGAGAAAGGTGTAGTTAAACTCGAAACCGTAAACCTCTGCGTGGGCGTCCACAACGGCATCCGAGACCGACACCGGCGCCAGGTCGAGGGTCACGCGCTCTCCGCAGACAACCGCGTGAACGCTGCCGCCCAGCGTCTCAAAGGTCATATTCTTAGACTTCGCGATCCCCTTTTCAAAGGCAAAACGCGCGATACAGCGCGCGCCGTTTCCGCACATTTCGCCCTCCGAACCATCACGGTTGAAGAGGCGCATCTTAAAATCGGCCCTCTCCGCGGGCTCCGCGGCGAGGATGCCGTCCGCCCCGAGCGCCTCCCGGCGGCGGCAGGCCAGACGCGCGGCCTCGGCAAGCGCCGCTCCGTCAAGTGCCAGCGACATATTATCTATGACAAGAAAATCATTGCCGTTTCCATTCATCTTAGAACAATTTATCATCATCAGTCTGCCCTTCTTATAGGGATACACTCATATATGCGGTATTTTAGCACATAACGGCGGGGAGGGCGAAAACAAAAGCATATCGCCCTCCCCATACTGCCGCTATCTATTTTTACCCGCGCCGCTGCGGGCGCAAATTTGACCTTAACTCGAGGCCTCCGTAACGGCGGCCTTCATCTCGCGGACATACCGCGCCACATGGGGCGCGGCCTCTTTGCCGTACCGCACGCAGAGCTTGACGATGGCGCTGCCGACGATAGCGCCGTCGGCGACGGCGGCCATCGCGCGCGCCTGCTCCGGGGTTGAAATGCCGAAACCGACGGCGCAGGGAATATCCTTCTCCATCTTCACAAGCCGCACCATCGCGCCGACGTCGGTCGTTATCTCGCCTCTGACGCCGGTGACACCGAGCGACGACACGCAGTAGATGAAGCCCTCCGCGGCGCGCGCGATCATCGCAACGCGGTCGTTGGAGGTCGGCGCGATGAGCGAAACAAGCTCCAGCCCGCCTGAGCGGCAGGGCGCGGCGAACTCCTCCTTTTCCTCGAACGGCACGTCCGGCAGTATCAGCCCGTCGACGCCCGCCGAGGCGGCAGCCTTCACGAATCTCTCCGTCCCGTAGGAATAGACCACGTTGGCGTAGGTCATAAACACCAGCGGCACGGAAATCTTCGCGCGGATACGGCGCACCATCGCGAAAATCTTATCGGTGGTCACCCCTCCCGCAAGCGCGCGCACGTTGGCCGCCTGGATCACCGGCCCCTCGGCGGTCGGATCGGAAAAGGGAATGCCGAGTTCGATAATATCCGCGCCCGCCTCCGCCATCGCGCAGACAATCTTTTCCGTGATCTCCAGATCAGGGTCGCCGCAGGTGACGAATGGAATGAAAGCCTTGCCGGAGCCAAACGCCTCTCTTAACCTACTCATGGATATCCTCCCCTCTGTAGCGGGCGATCGCCGCGCAGTCCTTGTCGCCGCGGCCCGACAGGTTGATGACGATTATCTGATCGCCGCCCATCCGCGGGGCGATCTTCCGCGCGTGGGCTACGGCATGCGCGCTCTCAATGGCGGGAATGACGCCCTCCATGCGCGAAAGATACTCAAAGGCCTCGACGGCCTCCGCGTCGGTTACGGGCACATATTCGGCGCGTCCCGTATCATGCAGATGCGCGTGCTCCGGACCGATGCCCGGATAATCGAGCCCCGCCGAGATGGAATAGACCGGCGCGATCTGTCCGTACTCATCCTGGCAGAAGTACGACTTCATGCCGTGGAAGATGCCGAGCCTGCCGGTGGCGATGGTCGCCGCCGT
It includes:
- the dapF gene encoding diaminopimelate epimerase encodes the protein MMINCSKMNGNGNDFLVIDNMSLALDGAALAEAARLACRRREALGADGILAAEPAERADFKMRLFNRDGSEGEMCGNGARCIARFAFEKGIAKSKNMTFETLGGSVHAVVCGERVTLDLAPVSVSDAVVDAHAEVYGFEFNYTFLTVGVPHAVIFERERSHSFEGYASVGRAIRSRLDLFPEGTNVNFAVPSLERTSVLDVMTYERGVEDMTLSCGTGSTASAIAGLLLGITGERVEVINPGGVNRVSLEFSGSDLISPKLEGGALMIADIAILPEALR
- the lepB gene encoding signal peptidase I, which gives rise to MAKPWWRETIETVLWAVVLALILRTFVIQAFWIPSGSMIPTLEIGDRVLVLKFLYHLPKVEPKRGDIVVFKYPVDPRRDFVKRIIGLPGDKVEMRNGTVYVNDRELFEPYVKNTDTYNMAAVTVPPDSYFCLGDNRPNSQDGRFWGFVPANFMRGPAVFRYWPLNRIGLLD
- the trpA gene encoding tryptophan synthase subunit alpha — its product is MSRLREAFGSGKAFIPFVTCGDPDLEITEKIVCAMAEAGADIIELGIPFSDPTAEGPVIQAANVRALAGGVTTDKIFAMVRRIRAKISVPLVFMTYANVVYSYGTERFVKAAASAGVDGLILPDVPFEEKEEFAAPCRSGGLELVSLIAPTSNDRVAMIARAAEGFIYCVSSLGVTGVRGEITTDVGAMVRLVKMEKDIPCAVGFGISTPEQARAMAAVADGAIVGSAIVKLCVRYGKEAAPHVARYVREMKAAVTEASS
- a CDS encoding GTPase, which codes for MPRTVWYPGHMAKGRRQLEALAANIDLLIEVRDARAPRLTSSPMLSLFAPKIETMVVLSKADLADEKVTKLWVDHLKREGLQAWPLDLRKGGMSRIIKVLTEKKPAFRDLRMAVVGTPNVGKSMLINQLVGRKAARVGGIPGITKGVSWFKGQGFLLVDSPGILDPHGDARAHRLISWIGSSRGQVIGNLEEHAKDCIRFMIDKDLWRGVEAAWGVKPEGTADEILESIGRRLGRLKAGGAVDMEAAGRVFIDSFATGKLGRMSLERPQDPPLWESL